The following proteins are encoded in a genomic region of Bradyrhizobium sp. SK17:
- a CDS encoding O-acetylhomoserine aminocarboxypropyltransferase/cysteine synthase family protein has translation MPVETKNLETLALHGGSYRSDPATGAVAVPIYQTTSFQFENTDHASRLFALEAIGQIYTRIKNPTADAFEERLAALEGGVGALAVASGQSATAYAIFNVAQAGDNIVSSTDLYGGTWTLLSQTLKQFGIEVRFVDPSDPENFRRATDAKTRAYFAETLPNPKLNVFPIREVADIGRALGVPLILDNTAVPLIARPFEHGAAIVVYSTTKYIGGHGTSIGGAIIDGGNFDWAAHAERFPLLTQPDDAYHGAIWTEAAKPLGPIAYILRARVKLLRDLGAALAPQNAFQFIQGLETLPLRLRQHNENAIKVANYLARHPAVSHVIFPGLQSGENRRRADLYLNGGYGALVGFELKGGVEAGRRFIDALKLFYHVANIGDARSLAIHPASTTHQQLNSQEQLAAGVTPGYVRLSVGIEHPDDILADLTQALAQAEAGNSGRKAA, from the coding sequence ATGCCGGTCGAAACCAAGAATCTCGAGACGCTGGCCCTGCACGGCGGATCGTACCGTTCGGATCCGGCAACGGGTGCGGTGGCTGTTCCAATATATCAGACGACGTCCTTTCAGTTCGAGAATACCGATCACGCGTCGCGGCTGTTCGCGCTCGAGGCGATCGGGCAGATCTACACGCGGATCAAGAACCCGACCGCGGACGCATTCGAGGAACGTCTGGCCGCGCTGGAAGGTGGCGTCGGCGCGCTGGCTGTGGCGTCCGGACAGTCGGCGACGGCGTATGCGATCTTCAACGTCGCGCAGGCCGGCGACAACATCGTTTCATCGACCGATCTCTATGGCGGCACCTGGACGCTGCTTTCGCAGACGCTGAAGCAGTTCGGCATCGAGGTGCGCTTCGTCGATCCGTCCGATCCGGAGAACTTCCGCCGCGCCACCGACGCGAAGACCCGGGCCTATTTCGCCGAGACCCTGCCGAACCCCAAGCTCAACGTGTTCCCGATCAGGGAAGTCGCCGATATCGGCCGCGCGCTCGGCGTGCCGCTGATCCTCGACAACACGGCGGTCCCGCTCATCGCGCGTCCGTTCGAGCACGGTGCGGCGATCGTGGTCTATTCGACGACGAAATATATCGGCGGCCATGGCACGTCGATCGGCGGCGCGATCATCGATGGCGGTAATTTCGACTGGGCGGCGCATGCCGAGCGTTTTCCGCTGCTGACGCAGCCGGACGATGCCTATCATGGCGCGATCTGGACCGAGGCGGCCAAGCCGCTCGGCCCGATCGCCTATATCCTGCGCGCCCGCGTCAAGCTGCTGCGCGATCTCGGTGCCGCGCTCGCGCCGCAAAACGCCTTCCAGTTCATCCAGGGGCTGGAGACGCTGCCGCTGCGGCTGCGCCAGCACAATGAGAACGCGATCAAGGTGGCGAACTATCTCGCGCGGCATCCCGCGGTCTCGCATGTGATCTTCCCGGGATTGCAAAGCGGCGAGAATCGGCGCCGTGCCGATCTCTATCTCAATGGCGGCTACGGCGCGCTGGTCGGCTTCGAGCTGAAGGGCGGCGTCGAGGCCGGCCGTCGTTTCATCGATGCGCTGAAGTTGTTCTATCACGTCGCCAATATCGGCGATGCGCGGTCGTTGGCGATCCATCCGGCGTCGACCACTCATCAGCAGCTTAACTCCCAAGAGCAACTCGCAGCGGGCGTGACGCCCGGTTACGTCAGGCTTTCGGTCGGCATCGAGCATCCCGACGACATCCTCGCCGACCTTACCCAGGCATTGGCGCAGGCCGAGGCTGGCAACAGTGGCCGCAAGGCGGCCTGA
- the paaZ gene encoding phenylacetic acid degradation bifunctional protein PaaZ, which yields MKLDSFVRGKWAGAGEPAVEIHSAVSGDVVAVTTRSDLDMREILAYGRTVGGSNLRKLTFHQRAGLLKALADYLGQHKDRLYKLSLHAGATRTDAMIDVDGGIGTLFAYAGKGRRELPNNKFLLDGGVEGLSKGGAFAGQHIVTPLRGVAVHINAFNFPCWGMLEKLAPALLAGVPVVTKPATVTAYVAYELVRMITESRMLPDGALQFIVGSTGDLFEHLTCQDVVSFTGSADTSQKLQRHPAIAREAVRFIAERDSLNAAILAPDAVPGSPEFDLFIKEVAKEMTVKAGQKCTAIRRALAPAAQVDAVITALRDRLAKVMIGNPANDKVRMGPLVGLGQRSDVLAHVAKLRTEADLVAGDPDNFALVDADAKRGAFVPPLLLHCANPVAATAVHEIEAFGPVCTVMGYDDLDQAIALTNRGGGSLVASVYTHDIPTATELAFGIGSFHGRVAIIDRACAVEHTGHGSPMPQMVHGGPGRAGGGEELGGVRSLQHYMQRTALQGSPAMLSGVTGRWFKGSPVLEGDLHPFRYHYDDLEIGRTLVSKARQITLDDIEHFAHFTGDTFYAHMDEEATKGHPFFPGRVAHGYLLLSFAAGLFVDPDYGPVLANYGLDSLRFVKPVQPGEQIQVRLTAKEKTPRNKQYGEVRWDVEITTGTGETAATYELLTMNAMRA from the coding sequence ATGAAGCTCGACAGTTTCGTCCGCGGCAAGTGGGCCGGTGCCGGCGAACCCGCGGTCGAGATTCACAGCGCCGTGAGCGGCGACGTGGTGGCAGTTACGACCAGGAGCGATCTCGACATGCGCGAGATCCTCGCCTACGGCCGCACGGTCGGCGGCAGCAATCTCCGCAAGCTGACCTTCCACCAGCGCGCGGGCCTGCTGAAGGCGCTGGCCGACTATCTCGGACAGCACAAGGACCGGCTTTACAAACTGTCTCTCCATGCGGGAGCCACCCGCACCGACGCGATGATCGACGTCGACGGCGGCATCGGCACGTTGTTCGCCTATGCCGGAAAGGGGCGCCGCGAGCTTCCGAACAACAAATTCCTGCTCGACGGCGGCGTCGAAGGCCTGTCCAAGGGCGGCGCGTTCGCCGGCCAGCATATCGTCACCCCGTTGCGCGGCGTCGCCGTGCACATCAATGCGTTCAACTTCCCGTGCTGGGGCATGCTGGAGAAGCTGGCGCCGGCACTGCTCGCCGGCGTTCCGGTCGTCACCAAGCCCGCGACCGTCACCGCCTATGTCGCCTATGAACTGGTGCGGATGATCACCGAATCCAGGATGCTGCCTGATGGCGCGCTGCAATTCATCGTCGGCTCGACCGGCGACCTGTTCGAGCATCTGACCTGCCAGGACGTGGTGTCGTTCACGGGCTCCGCCGACACGTCGCAGAAATTGCAGCGGCATCCGGCCATTGCGCGGGAAGCCGTGCGATTCATCGCCGAGCGGGACTCGCTCAATGCAGCGATCCTCGCGCCGGACGCCGTGCCGGGGAGCCCGGAGTTCGACCTCTTCATCAAGGAAGTGGCGAAGGAGATGACGGTCAAGGCCGGTCAGAAATGCACCGCGATCCGCCGTGCGTTGGCGCCGGCAGCGCAGGTCGATGCCGTGATCACGGCGCTGCGCGACCGCCTGGCAAAGGTCATGATCGGCAATCCCGCAAACGACAAGGTGCGGATGGGACCGCTGGTCGGGCTTGGCCAGCGCAGCGACGTGCTTGCCCATGTCGCGAAGCTGCGCACCGAGGCCGATCTGGTCGCCGGCGATCCCGACAATTTTGCGCTGGTCGATGCCGACGCCAAGCGCGGCGCCTTCGTCCCGCCGCTGCTGTTGCATTGCGCCAACCCGGTCGCGGCAACCGCGGTGCACGAGATCGAGGCGTTCGGTCCGGTCTGCACCGTGATGGGCTATGACGATCTGGACCAGGCCATCGCGCTGACCAATCGCGGCGGCGGCAGCCTCGTCGCCTCGGTCTACACGCACGATATCCCGACCGCGACCGAGCTTGCATTCGGCATCGGTAGTTTCCACGGCCGCGTCGCGATCATCGATCGCGCTTGCGCCGTCGAGCACACCGGACACGGTTCGCCGATGCCGCAGATGGTGCATGGCGGCCCCGGCCGCGCCGGCGGCGGCGAGGAATTGGGCGGCGTCCGCAGTCTCCAGCACTACATGCAACGCACCGCGCTGCAAGGCTCGCCGGCGATGCTGAGCGGCGTCACCGGCCGCTGGTTCAAGGGCAGCCCGGTGCTCGAGGGCGACCTGCACCCGTTCCGCTATCACTATGACGATCTCGAGATCGGCCGCACACTGGTCTCGAAGGCGCGGCAGATCACGCTCGACGACATCGAGCACTTCGCGCATTTCACCGGCGACACCTTCTACGCCCACATGGACGAGGAGGCGACCAAGGGGCATCCGTTCTTCCCCGGCCGCGTCGCCCATGGCTATCTGCTGCTGTCGTTCGCGGCCGGGCTGTTCGTCGATCCGGACTATGGACCGGTGCTGGCGAATTACGGCCTCGACTCGCTGCGTTTCGTAAAGCCGGTCCAACCGGGCGAACAGATCCAGGTGCGGCTGACCGCCAAGGAGAAGACGCCGCGCAACAAGCAGTATGGCGAAGTCCGCTGGGACGTCGAGATCACGACCGGCACCGGCGAGACCGCGGCGACCTACGAACTGCTGACGATGAACGCGATGCGGGCGTAG
- the paaG gene encoding 2-(1,2-epoxy-1,2-dihydrophenyl)acetyl-CoA isomerase PaaG → MANDLVLTDIRAGYRVLTLNRPDRLNSFSVDLHSALMAALIAAEQDKSCRALILTGAGRGFCAGQDLSDGVFTPGKTPDLAATIEKYYNPLVRKLRSLPLPVLCAVNGVAAGAGANVALACDIVIAARSAKFIQAFAKLGLVPDSGGTWFLPRLVGRARARALAMLAEPVSAERAEAWGMIWKVVEDSELMTEAHALAAALATQPTDGLALIKHALDASETNTLDAQLDLERDLQGRAGRSADYAEGVTAFLEKRAPRFTGRA, encoded by the coding sequence ATGGCCAACGATCTGGTGTTGACCGATATCCGCGCCGGATATCGTGTCCTGACACTCAACAGGCCCGACCGCCTGAATTCCTTCAGCGTCGACCTGCATTCCGCATTGATGGCCGCGCTGATCGCGGCCGAACAGGACAAGTCCTGCCGCGCACTGATCCTGACCGGAGCCGGACGCGGCTTCTGTGCCGGACAGGATCTTTCTGACGGCGTCTTCACCCCGGGCAAGACGCCGGATCTCGCAGCAACAATCGAAAAATACTACAACCCGCTGGTGCGCAAGCTCCGCAGCCTGCCGCTGCCGGTGCTGTGCGCGGTCAACGGCGTGGCCGCGGGCGCCGGCGCGAACGTCGCCCTTGCCTGCGATATCGTGATCGCCGCGCGCTCGGCCAAGTTCATCCAGGCCTTCGCCAAGCTTGGTCTCGTGCCGGATAGCGGAGGCACCTGGTTTCTGCCGCGGCTGGTCGGCCGCGCACGGGCGCGCGCCTTGGCGATGCTCGCCGAGCCGGTCTCCGCGGAACGCGCGGAAGCCTGGGGCATGATCTGGAAAGTGGTCGAGGATTCCGAACTGATGACCGAGGCCCACGCCCTCGCCGCCGCGCTCGCGACGCAACCGACCGATGGACTGGCGTTGATCAAGCATGCGCTGGACGCCTCCGAGACCAACACGCTCGACGCACAGCTCGACCTCGAGCGCGACTTGCAAGGACGCGCCGGCCGATCGGCTGATTACGCCGAAGGCGTCACCGCCTTCCTTGAGAAGCGCGCGCCGCGCTTCACCGGAAGGGCCTGA
- a CDS encoding LLM class flavin-dependent oxidoreductase: protein MTRPRELRFNAFNMMAPSHNWAGLWSHPRDTSLDYNTLDYWVDYARTAERGLLDGIFLADVFGIYDVYGNSPETALRHAVQLPNAEPTLLVSAMALVTKHLGFGITSNLTYEHPYQLARRFSTLDHLTGGRIGWNIVTGYLDSGARGMGLEANRVHDERYEAAEEFLTASYHLWEGSWEDGAVRRDRTSRIFTDPARIHPVRHHGRHYTVDGIHLAEPSPQRTPLLYQAGTSKRGRAFAARHAEAIFLNGQTKPILARSVHEIREAAREFGRDPYDIRLFAGATVIVAPTRAEANDLLEEYAAHVDQAGQLALLSGWTGIDFSHYRSDQAVQYVESNAIQSMVENFTLRSDRPVKVGDLATLSRVGARSPFVVGSPQDVADELIAWVDETDVDGFNLFRLVAPESLTSFVDLVVPELQSRGVYKTAYREGTLREKLFPGRGPRLDATHPGAGFRRASTTARADAAE from the coding sequence ATGACCCGACCGAGAGAACTTCGCTTCAATGCGTTCAACATGATGGCGCCGAGCCATAACTGGGCCGGCCTGTGGTCGCATCCGCGCGACACCTCACTCGACTACAACACACTCGATTACTGGGTGGACTATGCCCGAACGGCCGAGCGCGGCCTGCTCGACGGCATCTTCCTCGCCGACGTGTTCGGCATCTACGACGTCTACGGCAACAGCCCCGAGACCGCGCTGCGTCACGCCGTTCAGTTGCCCAACGCCGAGCCGACCTTGCTGGTCTCTGCGATGGCGCTGGTGACAAAACATCTCGGCTTCGGCATCACGTCCAACCTCACCTACGAACACCCTTACCAGCTGGCGCGCCGCTTCTCGACACTCGATCACCTCACCGGCGGGCGGATCGGCTGGAATATCGTCACCGGCTATCTCGACAGCGGCGCCCGCGGCATGGGCCTTGAAGCCAATCGCGTCCATGACGAGCGCTACGAGGCGGCCGAGGAGTTTCTCACGGCGAGCTATCACTTGTGGGAAGGCAGTTGGGAGGACGGCGCGGTCCGCCGCGACCGGACCTCCCGAATCTTCACCGACCCGGCCAGGATCCATCCGGTGCGGCATCACGGCCGCCATTACACCGTCGACGGCATTCACCTTGCCGAACCGTCGCCACAGCGCACGCCCCTGCTCTATCAGGCCGGCACATCGAAGCGCGGCCGCGCGTTCGCCGCAAGGCACGCGGAGGCGATCTTCCTTAACGGCCAGACCAAGCCCATTCTGGCCCGCTCCGTCCACGAGATCAGGGAGGCGGCCCGGGAATTCGGACGCGATCCCTATGACATCCGCCTGTTCGCCGGCGCGACCGTGATCGTCGCGCCGACGCGCGCCGAAGCCAACGATCTGCTCGAGGAATATGCCGCGCATGTCGATCAGGCCGGCCAGCTCGCGTTGCTGTCCGGCTGGACTGGCATCGATTTCTCGCACTATCGCTCCGATCAGGCGGTGCAATATGTCGAGAGCAATGCGATCCAGTCGATGGTCGAGAATTTCACCTTGCGTAGCGACCGGCCGGTCAAGGTCGGCGATCTCGCAACCCTGAGCCGGGTCGGCGCACGCTCGCCGTTCGTGGTCGGCTCGCCTCAGGATGTGGCCGACGAGTTGATCGCCTGGGTCGACGAAACCGACGTGGACGGCTTCAACCTGTTCCGCCTCGTGGCTCCGGAATCACTGACGTCGTTCGTCGATCTGGTCGTGCCCGAACTGCAATCCCGCGGGGTCTACAAGACCGCCTACCGCGAAGGCACGCTCCGCGAAAAGCTGTTTCCCGGGCGCGGCCCCCGTCTCGACGCCACGCATCCCGGCGCCGGCTTCCGCCGCGCGTCGACGACCGCACGCGCCGACGCGGCCGAATAG
- a CDS encoding TetR/AcrR family transcriptional regulator: MARSRAKDYDDKRLSMLHRAAELFAASGYVGTSMNTIADACGVSKALLYHYYPDKEAILFDILSSHLETLVDAVRKASAAAGDPVERFRTIVATLLELYRHADAEHQVQIASLKLLPKEKQQPLLASERVLVGIMSDALAAAIPAAKQKRVLKPLTMSVFGMLNWHYMWFREGGPMTRADYADFVAQLVLAGAEEAAVARPRGKTKAAGRSPAGRFVLS, from the coding sequence ATGGCCCGATCGCGCGCCAAGGACTACGACGACAAGCGCCTCTCGATGCTGCATCGCGCAGCCGAGCTGTTTGCCGCATCGGGATATGTCGGCACGTCGATGAACACCATCGCCGATGCGTGCGGCGTCTCGAAGGCGCTGCTCTATCACTATTATCCCGACAAGGAAGCGATCCTGTTCGACATCCTGTCGTCGCACCTCGAGACGCTGGTGGATGCGGTGCGCAAGGCGAGTGCCGCGGCCGGCGATCCGGTCGAGCGCTTCAGGACGATCGTTGCGACCTTACTCGAGCTTTACAGGCATGCCGACGCGGAGCATCAGGTCCAGATCGCAAGTCTCAAGTTGCTGCCGAAGGAGAAGCAGCAGCCGCTGCTGGCGAGCGAACGCGTCCTGGTCGGGATCATGTCGGATGCGCTGGCGGCCGCAATCCCTGCGGCGAAGCAGAAGCGCGTCCTCAAGCCGCTGACGATGAGCGTCTTCGGCATGCTGAACTGGCATTACATGTGGTTTCGCGAGGGCGGGCCGATGACACGCGCCGACTATGCCGATTTCGTCGCGCAGCTGGTGCTGGCCGGTGCGGAAGAGGCGGCGGTCGCCCGGCCGCGCGGCAAGACGAAAGCGGCCGGCCGGAGCCCGGCAGGCCGCTTTGTCCTGAGCTGA
- a CDS encoding AraC family transcriptional regulator → MTMQSPDITEFRFSTAQFGERERLPIFREQIGRMMVKLDPEPITDGAFHAEANVRELPGLGIGSWACSNLRIARPRAMLTDGKDDFVLTIITSGQVSASQRGRDIELSPGQAVLMSAAEAGDMATTLSPSRFFGLRLPRKALASLGSAPEDMMMRTLSANSEALRLLAFYVRELDEGYQLATPELAGAVVTHLTDLGALIIGANRDGTVVAEDRGLAAARLAAVKADIRKNLSYGDLTLPAVAARLKLTPRHIQRLFESAGSTFSEFVLGQRLARAYWLLNDPSRTTSTIGTIAFEVGFGDLSYFNRTFRRHYGATPSEIRAVPRRA, encoded by the coding sequence ATGACAATGCAGTCGCCGGATATCACCGAGTTCCGGTTCTCGACCGCCCAGTTCGGCGAGCGCGAGCGCCTGCCGATCTTCCGGGAGCAGATCGGGCGGATGATGGTGAAGCTCGATCCGGAGCCGATCACCGATGGCGCGTTTCACGCCGAGGCGAATGTGCGCGAACTGCCGGGGCTCGGCATCGGATCCTGGGCTTGCAGCAATCTGCGGATCGCACGGCCGCGCGCGATGTTGACCGACGGCAAGGACGACTTCGTCCTGACGATCATCACGAGCGGTCAGGTCAGCGCGTCGCAACGCGGCCGCGACATCGAACTTAGTCCGGGCCAGGCGGTACTGATGTCGGCCGCGGAGGCAGGCGACATGGCCACCACACTGTCGCCGAGCCGCTTCTTCGGCCTTCGGTTGCCACGCAAGGCGCTGGCCTCGCTCGGCTCCGCGCCCGAAGACATGATGATGCGGACCCTGTCGGCCAATAGCGAAGCGCTGCGCCTGCTCGCGTTCTATGTCAGGGAGCTCGATGAAGGCTATCAGCTTGCGACGCCCGAACTGGCTGGCGCTGTGGTTACGCATCTCACCGATCTCGGGGCGCTGATCATCGGCGCCAACCGGGATGGAACGGTCGTCGCCGAGGATCGCGGATTGGCGGCGGCGCGGCTTGCGGCGGTCAAGGCCGACATCCGCAAGAATCTCAGCTATGGCGACCTCACGCTGCCGGCAGTGGCGGCGCGATTGAAGCTGACGCCGCGTCATATCCAGCGGCTGTTCGAGAGCGCCGGCTCGACCTTCTCGGAGTTCGTGCTTGGCCAGCGCCTGGCGCGTGCGTATTGGCTGTTGAACGACCCGAGCCGGACCACCAGCACCATCGGCACCATCGCGTTCGAGGTGGGGTTCGGCGATCTCTCCTATTTCAACCGCACGTTCCGCCGCCACTACGGCGCGACGCCGTCGGAAATCCGCGCCGTGCCGCGGCGCGCCTGA
- a CDS encoding MetQ/NlpA family ABC transporter substrate-binding protein encodes MKTLLRLAQAAGLLLAMTAAAVADEPLKIATSAGPVGQLATFAAKLAKDKGQDVKIVELSDWVALNEVVNSGDVDANLFQHATYLAIQNKQRGFNLVQVDKVGVIAPVGLFSRKIKSLDEIKSGDSVAIPNEPLNGARGLILLERAGLIKLAPGKGFSVSRFDIVDNPKNLKIVELDPAQTYRSLDDVTLALVNITYLIPAGGDPKSALVIDRTVDDGLVLRFTARPDKKDDPRLKAFIQVFNSPEVKHFIEEKLPAFIPAGFSS; translated from the coding sequence ATGAAGACATTGTTGCGCCTGGCACAGGCGGCTGGCCTGCTGCTTGCAATGACGGCGGCTGCCGTCGCGGACGAACCACTCAAGATCGCGACCAGCGCGGGGCCGGTCGGCCAACTGGCGACCTTTGCTGCCAAGCTCGCCAAGGACAAGGGCCAGGACGTCAAGATCGTCGAGCTGTCGGACTGGGTCGCGTTGAACGAGGTGGTCAACAGCGGCGATGTCGACGCCAATCTGTTCCAGCACGCCACGTATCTCGCGATCCAGAACAAGCAGCGCGGCTTCAACCTGGTCCAGGTCGACAAGGTCGGCGTGATCGCGCCGGTCGGGCTGTTCTCGAGGAAGATCAAGTCGCTTGATGAGATCAAGTCCGGCGATAGCGTGGCGATCCCGAACGAACCGCTCAACGGTGCGCGTGGTCTGATCCTGCTCGAGCGTGCCGGGTTGATCAAGCTGGCGCCGGGTAAGGGCTTTTCGGTGAGCCGGTTCGATATCGTCGACAACCCGAAGAACCTGAAGATCGTCGAGCTCGATCCGGCGCAGACCTATCGCTCGCTCGACGACGTCACACTGGCGCTCGTCAACATCACCTATCTGATCCCGGCTGGTGGCGATCCGAAGTCGGCGCTGGTGATCGACCGCACGGTCGATGATGGTCTCGTGCTGCGCTTCACCGCGCGACCGGACAAGAAGGACGATCCGCGGCTGAAGGCCTTCATCCAGGTCTTCAACTCGCCCGAGGTCAAGCACTTCATCGAGGAGAAGCTGCCGGCATTCATCCCGGCGGGTTTCAGCAGCTAG
- a CDS encoding MarR family winged helix-turn-helix transcriptional regulator: protein MPAPGPIPLDSQLCFSLYGTTIAINRAYKPLLDDLGITYPQYLVLSVLWEADGQMISAIADRLALEPSTITPLVKRLEAAGFVERRRSTDDERQVGVHLTASGKAMQARTGCLTDTLLARSGLTVDELISLNKRVQALRDALIESGAR from the coding sequence ATGCCTGCCCCGGGACCAATTCCGCTGGATAGCCAGCTCTGTTTCTCGCTCTATGGAACGACCATCGCGATCAACCGCGCCTACAAGCCGCTGCTCGACGACCTCGGCATCACCTATCCGCAGTACCTCGTGCTCAGCGTGCTCTGGGAGGCGGACGGACAGATGATTTCCGCAATCGCCGACCGGCTTGCGCTCGAACCCAGCACCATCACTCCGCTGGTCAAGCGGCTTGAAGCCGCCGGCTTTGTCGAGCGTCGGCGCAGCACGGACGATGAACGGCAGGTCGGCGTCCATCTGACCGCCAGCGGCAAGGCGATGCAAGCGCGCACCGGCTGCTTGACCGATACCTTGCTTGCGCGTTCCGGCCTCACAGTGGATGAGCTGATCTCGCTCAACAAGCGCGTCCAGGCGCTTCGTGATGCGCTGATCGAATCCGGTGCCCGCTAG
- a CDS encoding alpha/beta fold hydrolase, with protein sequence MSITTKLLAATASLGLASATIPAAHAQSAPIKSIVLVHGGFVDGSGWEGVYKILKKDGYKVSIVQNPTATLADDVAVTKRAIAAADGNVILVGHSYGGVVVTEAGTDLKVAGLVYITAFAPDQGESVGKLIANPPPGAPVPPILPPKDGFLSLDRAKFAASFAADVKPDVAAFMADSQVPWGVAALNGEVTVPAWKSKPSWYLVATNDKMIPVDAQRMMAKRAGAKTVDQAGSHAIYVSQPQAVAAVIEQAAKDASEGKK encoded by the coding sequence ATGTCGATCACCACCAAATTGCTCGCCGCCACAGCGTCGCTGGGCCTCGCCTCTGCAACCATCCCCGCGGCTCACGCCCAATCCGCTCCCATCAAATCGATCGTGCTCGTCCACGGCGGTTTCGTCGACGGTTCGGGATGGGAAGGCGTCTACAAGATTCTGAAGAAAGACGGCTACAAGGTCAGCATCGTCCAGAACCCGACCGCCACGCTGGCGGATGATGTCGCCGTCACCAAGCGCGCCATCGCTGCCGCGGATGGCAACGTCATCCTGGTCGGCCATTCCTATGGTGGCGTCGTGGTCACTGAGGCGGGCACCGACCTGAAGGTCGCGGGGCTGGTCTACATCACTGCATTCGCGCCCGACCAGGGTGAATCGGTCGGCAAGCTGATCGCCAATCCTCCGCCCGGCGCGCCGGTGCCGCCGATCTTGCCGCCGAAGGACGGCTTCCTGTCGCTCGATCGCGCCAAGTTCGCCGCGTCATTTGCCGCCGACGTGAAGCCCGATGTCGCCGCGTTCATGGCCGACTCGCAGGTGCCGTGGGGCGTTGCCGCGCTGAACGGCGAAGTGACAGTGCCGGCCTGGAAGAGCAAGCCGAGCTGGTACCTGGTCGCGACCAACGACAAGATGATCCCGGTCGACGCCCAGCGGATGATGGCCAAGCGCGCCGGCGCCAAGACCGTCGATCAGGCCGGCAGCCACGCCATCTACGTCTCGCAGCCGCAAGCTGTCGCGGCCGTCATCGAGCAGGCCGCCAAGGACGCCAGTGAGGGCAAGAAGTAA
- a CDS encoding FAD/NAD(P)-binding protein: MTGARGRQVLIVGGGASGVMLAYQLLHQPSRTAATRDLRVTLIEQRPDIGRGIAYHTGNPDHLLNVRVANMSALPDQPDHFWRWLTSRSTDAPVCPDPYCFVPRRIYGDYIASLLEQQISDPSDAERLSIVRGTCVEINEGPAGVSAVLDDGQSLFGDTVVLATGHDMRASRAAFADPWTPPSAAPIDPDATVLLLGTGLTMVDYVLSLLRDGHRGPIVAMSRRGLLAKPHRRTDAQRIEEADVPFGAGISSLLRWLRSRIERTTAEGGDWRSVIDGLRPYTQRLRQELPQASKRRFLEHARAWWDVHRHRMAPEVEARVTQAILARQLTLLAAKVISIAPDNDGARVHYRRRGDARIHSMQVGAVVDCTGIVKDPRATPNPAVRSLFDRDLARVDPLCIGIETDRDCAIIRRDGAVSRRLFAVGPLTRAAFWEIIAIPDIRNQCAALAARLADSEGEPHAEPRQERAEV; encoded by the coding sequence ATGACCGGTGCGCGTGGGCGGCAAGTGCTCATTGTCGGCGGTGGCGCCAGCGGCGTGATGCTGGCCTACCAATTGCTCCATCAGCCGAGCCGCACCGCCGCAACTCGCGATCTTCGCGTGACGCTGATCGAGCAACGTCCGGACATCGGACGCGGCATCGCCTATCACACCGGCAATCCCGATCATCTGCTCAATGTGCGCGTCGCCAATATGAGCGCCTTGCCGGATCAGCCGGACCACTTTTGGCGCTGGTTGACGTCGCGCTCAACCGACGCTCCGGTGTGCCCGGATCCCTATTGCTTCGTGCCGCGGCGGATCTACGGCGACTACATCGCGAGCCTGCTCGAACAGCAAATCTCCGATCCGTCCGACGCAGAGCGTCTCTCGATCGTGCGCGGCACCTGCGTCGAGATCAACGAGGGCCCGGCCGGCGTATCGGCCGTGCTGGACGATGGCCAGTCGCTGTTCGGCGACACCGTCGTGCTCGCGACCGGGCATGACATGCGGGCCAGCCGTGCGGCCTTTGCCGATCCATGGACGCCGCCATCGGCTGCTCCGATCGATCCCGATGCGACCGTGCTGCTGCTCGGTACCGGACTGACCATGGTCGACTACGTCCTGTCGCTGCTGCGCGACGGACACCGCGGGCCAATCGTCGCGATGTCACGGCGCGGCCTGCTCGCCAAACCGCATCGGCGCACCGACGCCCAGCGCATCGAGGAGGCCGATGTGCCGTTCGGCGCCGGTATCAGCAGCCTACTGCGCTGGCTCCGCAGCCGAATTGAGCGGACCACGGCCGAGGGCGGCGACTGGCGCAGCGTGATCGACGGACTCAGGCCCTACACGCAACGGCTGCGGCAGGAGCTTCCGCAAGCGTCGAAGCGCCGCTTCCTCGAACACGCGCGCGCCTGGTGGGACGTACACCGGCATCGGATGGCGCCGGAGGTCGAAGCCCGCGTGACCCAGGCGATCCTTGCGCGGCAACTTACCTTGCTGGCCGCCAAGGTGATCAGCATCGCGCCGGATAACGATGGAGCTCGTGTCCATTATCGCCGGCGCGGCGATGCCAGGATCCACAGCATGCAGGTAGGCGCCGTCGTCGACTGCACCGGCATCGTCAAGGATCCGCGTGCCACGCCCAATCCGGCGGTACGCAGCCTGTTCGATCGCGACCTGGCGCGCGTCGATCCGCTTTGCATCGGTATCGAGACCGATCGCGATTGCGCGATCATCCGTCGCGACGGCGCGGTGTCGCGCCGCCTGTTCGCAGTGGGGCCGCTGACCCGCGCGGCCTTCTGGGAAATCATCGCCATTCCCGACATTCGCAACCAGTGCGCTGCGCTGGCCGCGCGGCTCGCCGACAGCGAGGGCGAGCCGCACGCCGAGCCCCGCCAGGAACGCGCCGAAGTCTAG